The following proteins are encoded in a genomic region of Carettochelys insculpta isolate YL-2023 chromosome 34, ASM3395843v1, whole genome shotgun sequence:
- the POP7 gene encoding ribonuclease P protein subunit p20 isoform X1, with protein sequence MNVPRALPAALCERSTGASGGGRSRTWRPEREAAAWSALGSRGAMSEPGPPAAELALRRRLPPRLPRRRGDVYVNMQTDFRAQLSRCQRLLGPGGGCSEICIHGLGLAINRAINIALQLQAGGAGALRLAANTSTVGLTDTLEATGDADAQPPLAQARNNSAIHIRVCRAPPPMP encoded by the exons ATGAACGTTCCACGGGCGCTTCCCGCGGCGCTGTGCGAACGTTCCACGGGCGCTTCCGGCGGGGGGAGGAGTCGGACGTGGCGACCGGAAAGGGAAGCGGCGGCTTGGTCGGCGCTCGGCTCCCGAGGGG CCATGTCGGAGCCGGGGCCCCCCGCAGCCGAGCTGGCGCTGCGCCGACgcctgcccccccgcctgccccgccGCCGGGGTGACGTCTACGTCAACATGCAGACAGACTTCAGGGCGCAGCTGAGCCGGTGCCAGCGGTTGCTGGGGCCGGGCGGCGGCTGCTCCGAAATCTGCATCCATGGTCTGGGCCTGGCCATCAACCGGGCCATCAACattgccctgcagctgcaggcgggCGGAGCCGGGGCCCTGCGCCTGGCTGCCAACACCTCCACCGTGGGGCTGACAGACACGCTGGAGGCCACCGGCGACGCCGACGCCCAGCCACCATTGGCCCAGGCCCGCAACAACTCTGCCATCCATATCCGGGTCTGCCGCGCCCCCCCGCCCATGCCCtga
- the POP7 gene encoding ribonuclease P protein subunit p20 isoform X2 codes for MSEPGPPAAELALRRRLPPRLPRRRGDVYVNMQTDFRAQLSRCQRLLGPGGGCSEICIHGLGLAINRAINIALQLQAGGAGALRLAANTSTVGLTDTLEATGDADAQPPLAQARNNSAIHIRVCRAPPPMP; via the coding sequence ATGTCGGAGCCGGGGCCCCCCGCAGCCGAGCTGGCGCTGCGCCGACgcctgcccccccgcctgccccgccGCCGGGGTGACGTCTACGTCAACATGCAGACAGACTTCAGGGCGCAGCTGAGCCGGTGCCAGCGGTTGCTGGGGCCGGGCGGCGGCTGCTCCGAAATCTGCATCCATGGTCTGGGCCTGGCCATCAACCGGGCCATCAACattgccctgcagctgcaggcgggCGGAGCCGGGGCCCTGCGCCTGGCTGCCAACACCTCCACCGTGGGGCTGACAGACACGCTGGAGGCCACCGGCGACGCCGACGCCCAGCCACCATTGGCCCAGGCCCGCAACAACTCTGCCATCCATATCCGGGTCTGCCGCGCCCCCCCGCCCATGCCCtga
- the EPO gene encoding erythropoietin has product MGRAGLCALLLLLLRLAALTHPSPLRPICDTRVVEKFIKEARDTENAMDSCSHFCNFSEVLTVPDTKVNFNEWKKMDRQRQAAEVWGGQTLLSAAVLRAWDLVADPSLGQQLGRTYSNLRSISQVLRSHNAQVEPASSPLPTLAVQTLPKLLNVHSNFLRGRVRLFLMDACQPEAR; this is encoded by the exons ATGGGGAGAGCGG ggctctgtgcttTGCTGTTGTTACTGCTACGACTGGCTGCGCTCACCCACCCCTCGCCGCTGCGCCCCATTTGCGACACCCGAGTCGTGGAAAAATTCATCAAGGAAGCCAGGGACACCGAGAACGCCATG GACAGCTGTTCACATTTTTGCAACTTCTCAGAAGTTCTCACTGTGCCCGACACAAAAGTGAATTTTAACGAGTGGAAGAAAATGGAC aggcagcgGCAGGCggcggaggtgtggggggggcagaccCTGCTCTCCGCGGCTGTGCTTCGGGCCTGGGACCTGGTAGCCGACCCCTccctgggccagcagctgggccgTACCTACAGCAACCTGCGCAGCATCAGCCAGGTCCTCCGCAGCCACAACGcccag GTGGAGCCGGCCTCATCCCCGCTGCCAACCCTGGCTGTGCAGACTCTGCCCAAGCTCCTGAACGTTCACTCCAACTTCCTGCGGGGCCGAGTCCGTCTCTTCCTGATGGACGCCTGCCAGCCCGAGGCCAGGTGA